Proteins found in one Massilia sp. H6 genomic segment:
- a CDS encoding class I SAM-dependent methyltransferase — MKPAVAALLLQLAAFPLTLASVYLLASAGLPMSYLVVAIVQGAIAAGLTWWRALASWWRAIQLLFPLALLGTAQLAIPPAVFLAIFLFLLLLYWSTYRTQVPYYPSSRRVWDAVAGLLPPSGPVRVIDIGSGLGGLVLDLQARRPGVEASGIELAPLPWFISRMRALAAGSRARFMRGDYERLDFSRFDVIFAYLSPAAMPALWRKAARELRPGAILLSYEFGIDDRVPNRTVYPTEGGPALHIWHF, encoded by the coding sequence GTGAAGCCCGCCGTTGCGGCGCTGCTGCTGCAGCTGGCAGCCTTTCCCCTGACGCTGGCAAGCGTCTACCTGCTCGCCAGCGCCGGCCTGCCCATGTCCTATCTGGTAGTTGCCATCGTGCAGGGCGCGATTGCCGCCGGCCTGACCTGGTGGCGCGCACTGGCCAGTTGGTGGCGAGCGATCCAGCTGCTGTTTCCGCTGGCGCTGCTGGGCACGGCCCAGCTGGCGATCCCGCCGGCCGTTTTCCTCGCCATCTTCTTGTTCCTGCTGCTGCTCTACTGGTCCACTTACCGGACCCAGGTGCCGTATTACCCTTCAAGCCGGCGCGTGTGGGATGCGGTGGCAGGCCTGCTGCCGCCCTCCGGGCCGGTGCGCGTGATCGACATCGGCAGTGGCCTGGGAGGCCTGGTGCTGGATCTGCAGGCGCGCCGGCCCGGCGTCGAGGCCAGCGGCATCGAGCTGGCGCCGCTGCCCTGGTTCATCAGCCGCATGCGGGCGCTGGCCGCCGGCAGCCGCGCCCGGTTCATGCGCGGCGACTACGAACGCCTCGACTTTTCCCGCTTCGATGTGATCTTTGCCTACTTGTCTCCGGCCGCCATGCCGGCATTGTGGCGCAAGGCCGCGCGCGAGCTGCGGCCGGGCGCGATCCTGCTCAGTTACGAATTCGGCATCGACGATCGCGTGCCGAACCGTACCGTCTATCCCACAGAGGGCGGCCCAGCCCTGCATATCTGGCACTTTTAG
- the flhC gene encoding flagellar transcriptional regulator FlhC: MSKKSVVSEAQEIGLAIELINLGARLQLLETEVSLSRERLLKLYKELKGVSPPKGMLPFSTDWFLTWQPNIHSSLFINIHNFLVEHAGASGIQAVMKAYKLYLEQMPPEPGEEPLLSLTRAWTLVRFFQSGMLVLAPCGKCQGKFIVNALDLNADYQCGLCHMPSRAGKTRKAKDAKDARDARDAKDAQDARDAAAGL, encoded by the coding sequence ATGAGCAAGAAAAGCGTCGTATCCGAAGCGCAGGAAATCGGGCTCGCCATCGAGCTTATCAACCTGGGCGCGCGCCTCCAGTTGCTCGAAACCGAAGTCTCCCTCTCCCGCGAGCGCCTGCTCAAGCTCTACAAAGAGCTCAAGGGCGTGTCTCCGCCCAAGGGCATGCTGCCGTTTTCCACGGACTGGTTCCTGACCTGGCAGCCGAATATCCATTCCTCGCTGTTCATTAATATCCATAACTTCCTGGTCGAGCACGCTGGTGCTAGCGGCATCCAGGCGGTCATGAAAGCCTACAAGCTCTACCTCGAACAAATGCCGCCCGAGCCAGGCGAAGAGCCGCTGCTGTCGCTCACGCGGGCCTGGACGCTGGTGCGCTTCTTCCAGAGCGGCATGCTGGTGCTGGCCCCGTGCGGCAAATGCCAGGGCAAGTTCATTGTCAACGCACTGGACTTGAATGCCGACTACCAGTGCGGCCTGTGCCACATGCCTTCGCGCGCCGGCAAGACGCGCAAGGCCAAGGACGCCAAGGACGCCAGGGACGCCAGGGATGCCAAGGACGCGCAGGATGCCAGGGATGCCGCCGCGGGTCTGTAG
- the flhD gene encoding flagellar transcriptional regulator FlhD, with protein MTMNDMMAEIRDANLSYLMLAQQMIRADKVTAIFRLGVSADIADLIEGMSNAQILKLAGGNMMLARFRFDDTAILSMLTSHTKDRSLAQSHAAILMAGQPAEEIV; from the coding sequence ATGACGATGAACGACATGATGGCTGAAATTCGCGACGCAAACCTGAGCTACCTGATGCTTGCGCAGCAGATGATCCGTGCCGACAAAGTCACCGCCATCTTCCGTCTCGGCGTCTCGGCCGACATCGCTGACCTGATCGAAGGCATGAGCAATGCCCAGATCCTGAAGCTTGCTGGCGGCAACATGATGCTGGCCCGCTTCCGTTTCGACGACACCGCCATCCTGTCGATGTTGACCAGCCACACCAAGGACCGCAGCCTGGCCCAGTCGCACGCAGCCATCCTGATGGCCGGCCAGCCAGCTGAAGAGATCGTATAA
- the kynU gene encoding kynureninase, with translation MRLDCSTPVTRDACVARDERDPLRALRDCFELPPGVVYLDGNSLGARPRATLQRAQDVVAREWGNDLIKSWNSAGWFDLPKRLGNRLAPLIGALDGEVVVTDTTSLNLFKALAAALRLQANGPGAARRTIVTERSNFPTDIYMAEGLAQWLERGYRVRLVDSAEELFGAIDADCAVLMLTHVNYRTGYQHDMAQLTRHAHAHGALALWDLAHSAGAVPLDLHAAQADFAVGCTYKYLNGGPGAPAFIWVPQRHQERFAHPLTGWWSHARPFAMAPGFAPADGIGRALCGTQPVVSLALVECGLELFEQTSMAAVREKSLALTDLFIDLVESTCAGHRLGLVTPREHARRGSHVSFTHPHGYAVMQALIERGVIGDYREPEIMRFGFTPLYTGYADVWDAVAILRDILERGAYDLALERGAVT, from the coding sequence ATGCGCCTTGACTGTTCCACGCCTGTTACCCGCGATGCCTGCGTGGCGCGCGACGAACGCGACCCGCTGCGCGCGCTGCGCGACTGCTTCGAGCTGCCGCCGGGCGTTGTCTACCTCGACGGCAATTCGCTCGGCGCCCGCCCGCGAGCGACCCTGCAGCGCGCCCAGGACGTGGTGGCGCGGGAATGGGGCAATGACCTGATCAAGAGCTGGAACTCGGCCGGCTGGTTCGACCTGCCCAAGCGCCTTGGCAACCGGCTGGCGCCGCTGATTGGCGCGCTCGATGGCGAAGTCGTCGTCACCGACACCACCTCGCTCAACCTGTTCAAGGCGCTGGCCGCCGCGCTGCGCCTGCAGGCGAACGGCCCCGGTGCAGCGCGCCGCACCATCGTTACCGAGCGCAGTAATTTCCCGACCGACATCTATATGGCCGAAGGCCTGGCGCAGTGGCTCGAGCGCGGCTACCGCGTGCGCCTGGTCGACTCGGCCGAAGAATTGTTTGGGGCGATCGATGCCGACTGCGCGGTGCTGATGCTCACCCACGTCAACTACCGCACCGGCTACCAGCACGACATGGCGCAACTGACCCGCCATGCGCATGCGCATGGCGCGCTGGCGCTCTGGGACCTGGCCCATTCGGCCGGCGCGGTACCGCTCGACCTGCACGCGGCGCAGGCCGACTTCGCGGTGGGTTGCACCTATAAATACCTTAACGGCGGCCCCGGCGCGCCGGCCTTTATCTGGGTGCCGCAACGCCACCAGGAGCGCTTTGCCCACCCGCTGACCGGCTGGTGGAGCCATGCCAGGCCGTTTGCAATGGCGCCCGGCTTCGCGCCGGCGGATGGCATCGGCCGGGCGCTGTGCGGCACCCAGCCGGTGGTGTCGCTGGCGCTGGTCGAGTGCGGGCTGGAGCTGTTCGAGCAGACCTCGATGGCCGCGGTCCGCGAGAAATCGCTGGCGCTGACCGACCTGTTCATCGACCTGGTCGAATCGACCTGTGCCGGCCATCGGCTCGGCCTGGTCACGCCGCGCGAGCATGCGCGGCGCGGCAGCCATGTCAGCTTCACCCATCCGCACGGCTATGCGGTGATGCAGGCACTGATCGAGCGCGGCGTGATCGGCGACTACCGCGAGCCGGAAATCATGCGCTTCGGCTTCACGCCGCTGTACACGGGGTATGCCGATGTGTGGGATGCGGTCGCGATCCTGCGCGACATCCTCGAGCGCGGGGCCTACGACCTGGCGCTCGAGCGCGGCGCAGTCACGTGA
- the kynA gene encoding tryptophan 2,3-dioxygenase, with protein sequence MNEQAKPRAGCPLSAGNDGNAGQGAEWHGAKLDFKESMSYGDYLGLDQILSAQHPLSPNHNEMLFIIQHQTSELWIKLMLHEMQAVRQNLRENNLPPAFKMLARVARIMDQLVHAWDVLATMTPPEYTAIRPYLGASSGFQSFQYRQLEFILGNKNAALVGVHEKFPEAHAILERELHTPSVYDECVMLLARSGFAVAPARLAGDWTRPTASDASVMAAWLGVYQDTGHHWALYELAEKLVDLETAFRFWRFRHVTTVERIIGFKQGTGGTSGASYLRKMLDVVLFPELFSLRTEL encoded by the coding sequence ATGAACGAGCAAGCCAAACCCCGCGCCGGCTGCCCGCTGAGCGCCGGAAACGACGGCAATGCAGGCCAGGGCGCCGAATGGCATGGCGCCAAACTCGACTTCAAGGAGTCGATGAGCTATGGCGACTACCTGGGGCTGGACCAGATCCTGTCGGCCCAACACCCACTTTCGCCCAACCACAACGAGATGCTGTTCATCATCCAGCACCAGACCAGCGAGTTGTGGATCAAGCTGATGCTGCACGAGATGCAGGCGGTGCGCCAGAACCTGCGCGAGAACAATCTGCCGCCGGCCTTCAAGATGCTGGCGCGGGTGGCACGCATCATGGACCAGCTGGTGCATGCCTGGGACGTGCTGGCGACCATGACGCCGCCCGAATACACCGCGATCCGTCCCTACCTGGGCGCCTCGTCGGGCTTCCAGTCCTTTCAGTACCGTCAGCTCGAGTTCATCCTGGGCAACAAGAATGCGGCCCTGGTCGGCGTGCACGAGAAATTCCCCGAGGCGCACGCCATCCTGGAGCGCGAACTGCATACTCCCTCGGTCTACGACGAATGCGTGATGCTGCTGGCGCGCAGCGGCTTCGCGGTGGCGCCGGCGCGCCTGGCAGGCGACTGGACCCGGCCGACCGCATCCGACGCCAGCGTCATGGCCGCGTGGCTCGGGGTCTACCAGGACACCGGGCACCATTGGGCACTGTATGAGCTGGCCGAGAAACTGGTCGACCTGGAGACGGCCTTCCGGTTCTGGCGCTTCCGCCATGTGACCACGGTAGAACGCATCATCGGCTTCAAGCAGGGAACCGGCGGCACCTCGGGCGCCAGCTACCTGCGCAAGATGCTCGACGTGGTGCTGTTCCCGGAACTGTTTTCCTTGCGAACAGAGCTTTAA
- a CDS encoding alpha/beta hydrolase — MNCDVLILSGLCNSGPEHWQTQWQARHPQWIKAAHRDWNCPDREEWVAELDAAIAACQGAPILVAHSLGCLLVAHWAQSGSPLKAAGAFLVAPSDVEAPSYPAPINGFAPIPMAPLPFPSVVLASANDPYITPDRAQALASGWGSRLVNLGEVGHVNVESGHGAWPEGERLLQHFCDQLAQ, encoded by the coding sequence ATGAACTGCGATGTACTGATCCTGTCAGGCCTGTGCAATTCCGGTCCCGAACACTGGCAAACCCAGTGGCAGGCCCGTCACCCGCAATGGATCAAGGCCGCGCACCGCGACTGGAACTGCCCCGATCGCGAAGAATGGGTGGCCGAACTCGATGCCGCCATCGCTGCCTGCCAGGGCGCCCCGATCCTGGTTGCGCACAGCCTGGGCTGCCTGCTGGTGGCGCACTGGGCGCAGAGCGGTTCGCCGCTGAAGGCGGCCGGCGCCTTCCTGGTGGCGCCGAGCGATGTGGAAGCGCCCAGCTATCCGGCACCCATCAACGGCTTCGCACCGATTCCGATGGCGCCGCTGCCCTTTCCGAGCGTGGTGCTGGCCAGCGCCAACGATCCCTATATCACCCCTGACCGTGCGCAAGCCCTGGCGTCGGGCTGGGGCAGCCGGCTGGTGAATCTCGGCGAGGTCGGCCACGTCAATGTCGAATCCGGCCATGGCGCCTGGCCCGAGGGCGAGCGCCTGCTGCAGCATTTCTGCGACCAGCTTGCGCAGTGA
- a CDS encoding GNAT family N-acetyltransferase, producing MTTLTTARLRLEPVCSGHYAGLRVLNSDPAVMRLINGKPETPEETTAMIERVQGRWRSIGYSWWSILEQESGELVGAGCIQHLGHDPANAHEIGWRLRPDRWGRGYASEAARRMAAFAFDALEAPLLVAICNPENSDSIRVMERLGMRYRGIETWNAQLVAVHDITAQAWRSETP from the coding sequence ATGACCACGCTGACGACCGCACGCCTGCGCCTGGAGCCAGTCTGTTCTGGGCACTACGCCGGCCTGCGCGTGTTGAACTCCGATCCGGCAGTCATGCGCTTGATCAACGGCAAGCCCGAAACACCTGAAGAAACGACGGCCATGATCGAGCGCGTGCAGGGACGCTGGCGCAGCATCGGGTATTCGTGGTGGAGCATCCTCGAGCAGGAAAGCGGCGAACTGGTCGGCGCCGGCTGCATCCAGCACCTTGGCCACGATCCGGCCAATGCGCATGAAATCGGTTGGCGCCTGCGCCCGGATCGCTGGGGACGCGGCTACGCAAGCGAGGCCGCAAGACGCATGGCTGCATTCGCTTTCGACGCGCTGGAAGCGCCATTACTAGTGGCAATCTGCAATCCCGAAAACAGCGATTCGATCCGGGTGATGGAACGGCTGGGCATGCGCTACAGGGGCATCGAGACCTGGAATGCGCAGCTGGTGGCGGTTCATGACATTACCGCGCAGGCATGGAGGTCGGAGACGCCATGA
- a CDS encoding GFA family protein has product MKTYQGSCHCGTVKFEADIDLARGTIKCNCTVCTKMRFWAAQLSGDAFRLHGGQGALREYRYGSRRDAHYFCGHCGIHTFSTGESALLGAFYAVILACLDNASPEELAAAPVRYLDGRNDNWITPPAMVRHL; this is encoded by the coding sequence ATGAAAACCTACCAGGGCAGCTGCCACTGCGGAACAGTGAAATTCGAAGCGGACATCGATCTTGCACGCGGCACGATCAAGTGCAACTGCACGGTCTGCACCAAGATGCGGTTCTGGGCTGCGCAATTGTCTGGCGATGCTTTCCGCTTGCATGGCGGCCAGGGGGCGCTGCGCGAATACCGGTATGGCTCGCGCCGCGACGCCCATTATTTTTGCGGCCACTGCGGCATCCATACTTTCTCAACCGGAGAATCTGCGCTGTTGGGAGCATTTTATGCGGTCATCCTCGCCTGCCTCGACAACGCTTCGCCTGAGGAACTTGCCGCGGCCCCGGTGCGCTATCTCGACGGCCGTAACGACAACTGGATCACGCCGCCCGCCATGGTGCGCCACCTGTGA
- a CDS encoding IS1595 family transposase, with protein sequence MKAPRFAKLFAQLPMLNQAQRLQALDALHPAAGLDRAVALIGQIRSAGRRCPECGCQRYHRHGQANDLQRFRCCQCRRTFNDLSGTPLARLRLRGKWLDYLGAVLDSRPVRDAAKRVGVHRNTAFRWRHRFLDRVKHDRPAQLGGIVEADEMFLLESQKGSRRLDRPPCKRGGRASLPGISRHLDCILVARDRSGQTIDAVTGRGALKVAQLVQHLLPKLAPQALLVTDSHAAYRAFARQQGIAHQAVNLRSGERVRFSKGGAIHVQNVNAYHRRLRQWLARFHGVASRWLPNYLGWHWALDGGRITSVEHLLRIAFGVIHSQR encoded by the coding sequence ATGAAAGCGCCACGGTTTGCCAAGCTGTTTGCCCAGCTTCCCATGCTCAACCAGGCCCAGCGGCTGCAGGCGCTCGATGCCCTGCATCCCGCAGCTGGCCTCGACCGGGCAGTCGCCCTGATTGGGCAGATACGTTCCGCAGGGCGGCGCTGTCCTGAATGCGGCTGCCAGCGCTACCACCGCCACGGCCAGGCCAACGACCTGCAACGCTTTCGCTGCTGCCAGTGCCGGCGCACGTTTAATGACCTGAGCGGCACGCCGCTGGCGCGGCTCAGGCTGCGCGGCAAGTGGCTCGACTACCTCGGCGCCGTGCTCGATTCCCGGCCGGTGCGCGACGCCGCCAAGCGGGTTGGCGTCCATCGCAATACGGCATTTCGCTGGCGTCATCGCTTCCTGGACCGGGTCAAGCATGACCGTCCAGCGCAGCTCGGCGGCATCGTTGAAGCCGACGAAATGTTTTTACTCGAATCGCAAAAAGGCTCGCGCAGACTTGATCGCCCGCCGTGCAAGCGAGGCGGGCGGGCCAGCCTGCCCGGTATCTCACGCCACCTCGACTGCATCCTGGTCGCGCGCGACCGCAGTGGTCAGACCATCGATGCCGTTACCGGACGCGGCGCGCTGAAGGTAGCCCAACTCGTGCAACACCTGTTGCCGAAGCTGGCCCCGCAAGCGCTCCTGGTCACCGATTCGCATGCCGCCTACCGTGCGTTTGCCCGCCAGCAGGGCATCGCCCACCAGGCGGTCAACCTGCGCTCCGGCGAGCGGGTTCGGTTCAGTAAGGGGGGCGCGATCCATGTCCAGAACGTCAACGCCTACCACCGGCGCTTGCGCCAGTGGCTGGCGCGGTTCCACGGGGTTGCCTCGCGTTGGCTGCCCAACTACCTGGGGTGGCATTGGGCACTTGATGGCGGGCGGATCACTTCCGTCGAGCACTTGCTGCGCATCGCATTCGGAGTCATCCATAGTCAACGGTGA
- the htpG gene encoding molecular chaperone HtpG, whose product MAVAEKETLGFQAEVKQLLQLMIHSLYSNKEIFLRELISNASDAADKLRFEAINNDALYGNDHELKIKVAFDKEARTITISDNGIGMSRDEVISHLGTIAKSGTKEFFSKLSGDQQHDAALIGQFGVGFYSGFIVADKIVVNTRRAGVFASEGVRWESSGEGDYSIEPIEKASRGTDVVLHLREGEDELLSAWKLKGIIRKYSDHISLPIVMQKEEWDEEQKQTVLKDEFETVNQASALWARNRSDITAEQYNEFYKHVSHDFQEPLTYTHNRVEGRSEYTQLLFVPSHAPFDLWDRNKRAGIKLYVKRVFIMDDAEQLMPTYLRFIKGVIDSSDLPLNVSREILQESRDVKVIREGSTKRVLGMLEEMANADEQAGRDKYQTFWKEFGQVLKEGIGEDATNKDRIAKLLRFASTSNESSEQTVSFADYIARMKEGQDKIYYVTADSFNAAKNSPHLEIFRKKGVEVLLMTDRVDEWMLSFLNDFDGKELVSVAKGGLDLGSLEDEAEKKEHAELESGYKELVEKMKATLGDKAKDVRVTFRLTDSPACLVADENELSGNLMRMLKAAGQDAPESKPILEINPNHPLVTRLKYEDANGARFGDWSHILFDQAMLAEGGSLSDPAAFVKRLNDMLLATAV is encoded by the coding sequence ATGGCCGTCGCCGAAAAAGAAACCCTTGGCTTCCAAGCAGAAGTAAAACAGCTGCTGCAACTGATGATCCACTCCTTGTACTCGAACAAGGAAATCTTTCTGCGCGAACTGATCTCGAACGCCTCCGATGCCGCCGACAAGCTGCGCTTCGAGGCGATCAACAACGACGCCCTGTATGGCAACGATCACGAGCTCAAGATCAAGGTGGCGTTTGACAAGGAAGCGCGCACTATCACGATTTCCGACAACGGCATCGGCATGAGCCGTGACGAAGTGATCTCGCACCTGGGCACCATCGCCAAATCGGGCACCAAGGAATTCTTCTCCAAGCTCTCGGGCGACCAGCAGCACGACGCGGCCCTGATCGGCCAGTTCGGCGTGGGCTTCTACTCGGGCTTCATCGTGGCCGACAAGATCGTCGTCAACACCCGCCGCGCCGGCGTCTTCGCTTCTGAAGGCGTGCGCTGGGAGTCGAGCGGCGAGGGCGACTACAGCATCGAGCCGATCGAAAAAGCCTCGCGCGGCACCGACGTGGTCCTGCACCTGCGCGAGGGCGAAGACGAGCTGCTGTCGGCGTGGAAGCTCAAGGGCATCATCCGCAAGTATTCCGACCATATTTCGCTGCCGATCGTAATGCAGAAAGAAGAATGGGACGAAGAGCAGAAGCAGACGGTGTTGAAGGACGAGTTCGAGACCGTCAACCAGGCCAGCGCGCTGTGGGCCCGTAACCGTTCCGACATCACGGCTGAACAGTACAACGAGTTCTACAAGCACGTCTCGCACGACTTCCAGGAGCCCCTGACCTATACCCATAACCGGGTCGAAGGCCGCAGCGAGTACACCCAGCTGCTGTTCGTGCCGAGCCATGCACCGTTCGACCTGTGGGACCGCAACAAGCGTGCCGGCATCAAGCTTTACGTCAAGCGTGTGTTCATCATGGACGACGCCGAGCAGTTGATGCCGACCTACCTGCGCTTTATCAAGGGCGTGATCGATTCGAGCGACCTGCCGCTGAACGTCTCGCGCGAGATCCTGCAAGAGTCGCGTGACGTCAAGGTGATCCGTGAGGGCTCGACCAAGCGCGTGCTGGGCATGCTCGAAGAAATGGCGAATGCGGACGAACAGGCCGGCCGCGACAAGTACCAGACCTTCTGGAAGGAGTTCGGCCAGGTACTCAAGGAAGGTATCGGCGAAGACGCGACCAACAAGGACCGCATCGCCAAGCTGCTGCGTTTTGCCTCGACCTCGAACGAATCGAGCGAGCAGACGGTGTCGTTTGCCGACTACATCGCCCGCATGAAGGAAGGCCAGGACAAGATCTATTACGTAACGGCCGACAGCTTCAACGCCGCCAAGAACAGTCCGCACCTTGAAATCTTCCGCAAGAAGGGCGTCGAAGTGCTGCTCATGACCGACCGCGTCGACGAGTGGATGCTGTCCTTCCTGAACGATTTTGACGGCAAGGAATTGGTGTCGGTGGCCAAGGGCGGCCTGGATCTCGGCTCGCTGGAAGACGAGGCTGAAAAGAAGGAGCATGCCGAGCTTGAGTCGGGCTACAAGGAGCTGGTCGAGAAGATGAAGGCAACGCTGGGCGACAAGGCCAAGGACGTACGCGTGACGTTCCGCCTGACCGATTCGCCGGCCTGCCTGGTGGCAGACGAGAACGAACTGTCGGGTAACCTGATGCGCATGCTCAAGGCGGCCGGCCAGGACGCGCCGGAGTCCAAGCCCATCCTCGAGATCAATCCGAACCACCCGCTGGTCACGCGCCTGAAATACGAAGATGCGAACGGCGCGCGCTTTGGCGACTGGTCGCACATCCTGTTCGACCAGGCCATGCTGGCCGAAGGCGGCAGCCTGAGCGATCCGGCGGCGTTCGTAAAGCGCCTGAACGACATGTTGCTGGCGACCGCGGTGTAA
- a CDS encoding RidA family protein, with product MSVYDKLKELNITLAAPATPAAAYVMYVQTGNLVFLSGHIAKKADGAPDAGILGRDKTTADGQAAARSVAIDLMGTLQEAVGGDLSRVKRIVKVMSLVASTPEYNEQHLVTNGCSELIGEVFGEAGKHARSAFGVASLPRGTCVEIEMIVEVA from the coding sequence ATGTCCGTCTACGACAAACTCAAAGAACTGAACATCACCCTGGCCGCGCCGGCCACCCCGGCCGCCGCTTACGTGATGTATGTGCAGACCGGCAACCTGGTCTTCCTGTCGGGCCATATCGCCAAGAAAGCGGACGGCGCGCCGGACGCTGGCATCCTGGGACGCGACAAGACTACCGCCGACGGCCAGGCTGCCGCGCGCTCGGTCGCGATTGACCTGATGGGCACGCTGCAAGAAGCCGTCGGCGGCGACCTGAGCCGCGTCAAGCGCATCGTCAAGGTCATGAGCCTGGTGGCGTCCACCCCGGAATACAACGAACAGCATTTGGTTACCAACGGCTGTTCGGAACTGATCGGCGAGGTGTTCGGCGAGGCCGGCAAGCACGCCCGCTCGGCCTTTGGCGTGGCTTCGCTGCCGCGTGGGACCTGCGTCGAAATCGAAATGATCGTCGAAGTCGCGTAA